In one window of uncultured Campylobacter sp. DNA:
- a CDS encoding fumarate hydratase: MKTIQAAEITKVVSELCKKACYQVTPDMRAAFEKARENETSPIGKDILGKLLQNADLAAKEVAPICQDTGMTVVFVELGQDVHIEGGYLEDAINAGVADGYVGGYLRKSVVAEPLFERKNTTNNTPAVINTRIVPGDKLKIKVAPKGFGSENKSVLKMLVPADGIEGVKKVFLEAVKYAGPNACPPMVVGVGIGGTMDKAALLAKQAAVRSIDSRNPDERYAKLEDELLEMARATGVGPQGLGGINTAVKVNVEWYPTHIAGLPVAVNINCHAARHADAEL; encoded by the coding sequence ATGAAAACGATCCAAGCGGCTGAGATTACAAAAGTAGTCAGCGAGCTTTGCAAAAAAGCCTGTTATCAAGTCACGCCCGATATGCGCGCAGCATTTGAGAAAGCGCGCGAGAACGAGACTTCGCCTATCGGCAAAGATATCTTAGGCAAGCTCTTACAAAATGCCGATTTGGCGGCAAAAGAGGTCGCACCGATCTGCCAAGATACCGGTATGACGGTGGTTTTTGTCGAACTCGGTCAGGATGTGCATATCGAGGGCGGATATTTGGAGGATGCTATCAATGCAGGCGTTGCGGACGGCTACGTAGGCGGCTATCTGCGTAAATCCGTGGTCGCAGAGCCGCTTTTTGAGCGTAAAAACACCACAAACAATACCCCCGCAGTCATCAATACCCGCATCGTTCCCGGCGACAAACTTAAGATCAAAGTAGCCCCAAAAGGCTTCGGCAGCGAAAACAAATCGGTGCTAAAAATGCTCGTTCCCGCAGACGGCATCGAGGGGGTAAAAAAAGTATTTTTAGAGGCGGTTAAATACGCAGGCCCTAACGCTTGCCCTCCTATGGTCGTAGGCGTCGGTATCGGCGGCACGATGGATAAGGCGGCGCTTTTAGCCAAACAAGCCGCGGTTCGCTCGATCGACAGCAGAAATCCCGACGAGCGCTACGCCAAACTAGAGGATGAACTACTGGAGATGGCGCGCGCTACGGGCGTCGGTCCGCAAGGTTTGGGCGGCATAAACACCGCTGTTAAGGTAAATGTAGAGTGGTATCCGACCCACATAGCGGGGCTTCCGGTCGCCGTTAATATCAACTGCCACGCGGCTCGCCATGCCGACGCTGAACTATAA
- a CDS encoding multiheme c-type cytochrome, translating into MLKKVAILIACIASFAFAEMPAQHANMSASDANVSNSVNVSLTKNLKVNRQLTPLARRCVECHAEKTPGVVADWKMSRHAHVGVSCTDCHSQPADSPMAAKEPHPKDTDNHISVLVSPKTCAKCHSNEVKEFENSGHARGAMQMQANKGIVDLMYHYEGRDIPDLKHAPDITGCSQCHGSVVKMDEHNKPTKETWPVYGIGTVYPDGSVGGCKSCHSGHKFSIAEARKPAACASCHLGPDHPDIEIYNNSMHGHVFNAEGNEWKFDSAPGTWAVPDYRAPTCATCHISGGVGDLNSTHNVSQRLKWNLWLPKSNLRTGGNETAVSEFLNTGKLNIGNPLAGNLNGPEAARAEMKQVCKECHASTHTNNFFEAGDKQVLLYNVYNDEATKMLKELKEKKLLKDDPWADAFQRIYYVSWHHEGRRMRQGALMGGPDYSHWHGVFEVKNDIREMREIYERRIKTGKIEE; encoded by the coding sequence ATGCTAAAAAAAGTCGCTATTTTAATAGCCTGTATCGCATCGTTTGCATTCGCAGAAATGCCCGCGCAGCATGCGAATATGTCCGCGTCGGACGCGAACGTAAGCAATTCCGTAAACGTTAGTCTTACGAAGAATTTAAAGGTAAATAGGCAGCTTACGCCGCTAGCTAGACGCTGTGTCGAGTGCCATGCCGAAAAAACTCCGGGCGTCGTTGCGGATTGGAAGATGAGCCGCCACGCTCACGTAGGCGTTAGCTGTACCGACTGCCACTCGCAGCCAGCAGATAGCCCTATGGCAGCTAAAGAGCCGCATCCGAAAGACACAGACAATCATATTTCGGTGCTAGTTAGCCCAAAAACCTGTGCTAAATGCCACAGCAACGAGGTTAAAGAGTTTGAAAACAGCGGTCACGCAAGAGGTGCTATGCAGATGCAAGCCAACAAAGGAATAGTTGATCTAATGTATCACTACGAAGGACGTGATATCCCTGATCTTAAACATGCGCCTGATATTACCGGCTGCTCTCAATGCCACGGTAGCGTCGTTAAAATGGATGAGCATAACAAGCCTACCAAAGAGACCTGGCCCGTTTACGGCATTGGTACGGTTTATCCGGACGGTAGCGTAGGCGGATGCAAATCGTGCCACTCGGGTCATAAATTTTCGATTGCTGAAGCTCGTAAGCCTGCTGCTTGCGCATCTTGCCACTTAGGACCTGATCATCCGGATATCGAAATTTACAATAACTCAATGCACGGACACGTATTTAACGCTGAAGGCAATGAGTGGAAATTTGACAGCGCTCCTGGTACTTGGGCAGTTCCTGATTACCGCGCTCCTACATGCGCGACCTGCCATATTAGCGGCGGTGTGGGCGATCTAAACTCCACTCACAATGTATCTCAACGCTTGAAGTGGAATTTGTGGCTGCCTAAGAGCAATCTACGCACCGGCGGTAATGAGACCGCGGTAAGCGAGTTTTTAAATACCGGCAAGTTAAACATTGGTAATCCTTTGGCGGGTAACCTCAACGGTCCTGAGGCAGCGCGTGCCGAGATGAAGCAAGTCTGCAAAGAATGCCATGCAAGTACCCACACGAATAATTTCTTTGAGGCGGGCGATAAGCAGGTACTTCTATATAACGTTTACAACGACGAAGCGACTAAGATGCTAAAAGAGCTTAAGGAAAAGAAACTTCTAAAAGACGATCCTTGGGCGGATGCGTTCCAGCGAATCTACTATGTTTCATGGCACCACGAGGGTCGCAGAATGCGCCAAGGCGCGCTAATGGGCGGACCTGATTATTCGCATTGGCACGGCGTATTCGAGGTCAAAAATGATATCAGAGAGATGCGCGAAATCTACGAGCGCCGCATCAAAACCGGCAAGATCGAGGAATAA
- a CDS encoding NapC/NirT family cytochrome c, translating to MKKKTLVLLVGACVLIGMILSLGIAEMVHLTGTDKFCVSCHTMQPMANAFHNDVHGGNNPQGFKADCVACHVSHENTFMYLWTKALTSANDVYKTVFTDADKIDWQEKRKERNHFVYESGCLSCHRNLKEQNNQVNKAWLAHRDYFAGTTGKTCVQCHENVGHKNMGIEITKYWDKYNRENNKTK from the coding sequence ATGAAAAAGAAAACTCTTGTGCTGCTCGTGGGCGCTTGTGTGCTTATAGGAATGATACTTTCTCTTGGGATTGCAGAGATGGTTCACCTTACGGGCACCGATAAATTCTGCGTATCCTGTCATACGATGCAGCCGATGGCAAACGCCTTTCACAACGACGTTCACGGCGGCAATAACCCGCAAGGTTTCAAAGCCGATTGCGTCGCCTGTCACGTCTCTCATGAAAATACCTTTATGTATCTTTGGACCAAAGCTCTAACCTCCGCAAATGATGTCTACAAGACGGTCTTTACCGATGCCGATAAGATCGACTGGCAAGAAAAACGCAAGGAGCGAAATCATTTCGTCTATGAAAGCGGCTGTCTAAGCTGCCACCGAAATTTAAAAGAGCAGAATAATCAAGTAAATAAAGCCTGGCTCGCGCATAGGGATTATTTCGCGGGCACTACCGGCAAAACCTGCGTGCAGTGCCACGAAAACGTCGGTCACAAAAATATGGGTATAGAGATTACCAAATATTGGGATAAATACAACCGAGAAAATAACAAAACCAAGTAA
- a CDS encoding TerC family protein: MFEWIASPEAWISLATLTGLEIVLGIDNIIFIAILCGRLPEAQRGRARIMGLALAMFTRILLLLSLSWIMGLTKPLFSVLARDFSGRDLVLIGGGLFLLVKSTLEIHSSATGEAHERSASSGKASFGGTLVQIAVLDIIFSLDSVITAVGMAQHLPVMILAVVIAVGVMMLASGAIARFVDANPTIKILALAFLILVGVSLIADGLGFHIPKGYIYFSMAFSLLVELINIQIRKKSAAK; this comes from the coding sequence ATGTTTGAATGGATCGCCTCACCCGAGGCATGGATCAGCCTGGCGACGCTCACGGGGCTTGAGATCGTGCTTGGCATCGATAATATCATCTTTATCGCGATTTTGTGCGGCCGCCTGCCCGAGGCGCAGCGCGGACGCGCCCGTATAATGGGGCTTGCGCTTGCGATGTTCACGCGCATACTGCTACTTCTTAGCCTAAGCTGGATCATGGGACTAACTAAGCCGCTATTTAGCGTGCTCGCGCGCGATTTTAGCGGACGCGACCTCGTGCTGATCGGCGGCGGATTGTTTCTGCTCGTCAAATCCACGCTCGAGATCCACTCCAGCGCCACTGGCGAGGCACACGAGCGCAGCGCTAGCAGCGGCAAGGCAAGCTTCGGTGGCACGCTCGTGCAGATCGCCGTTTTGGACATCATCTTTTCGCTCGACAGCGTCATCACCGCCGTGGGCATGGCGCAGCACCTGCCCGTGATGATCCTCGCAGTCGTTATCGCCGTGGGCGTGATGATGCTCGCTAGCGGCGCGATTGCGCGCTTTGTGGACGCAAACCCGACGATCAAAATTTTAGCGCTTGCGTTTTTGATTTTGGTGGGCGTTTCGCTGATCGCCGACGGGCTGGGCTTTCACATACCTAAGGGCTACATCTACTTCTCGATGGCGTTTTCGCTGCTTGTTGAGCTCATCAATATCCAGATCCGCAAAAAATCCGCCGCGAAATAG
- a CDS encoding Fe-S-containing hydro-lyase, with protein sequence MSEVKRITAPFDKSVVKSLKAGDNVLISGTIIAARDAAHKALTETLARGEKLPVNLAGETIYYLGPTPAKPGQAIGAAGPTTSGRMDKYTPTMINEVGINGMIGKGYRSDAVVEAMKKSGCVYMVAIGGAGALISQSIKKYEVLAYPELGPEAVARLTVEDFPAIVAIDSEGNNFYEVGQAPYRKI encoded by the coding sequence ATGTCAGAAGTTAAAAGAATTACCGCACCTTTCGATAAAAGCGTAGTAAAAAGCCTAAAGGCGGGCGATAACGTCCTAATCAGTGGCACCATCATCGCAGCTCGCGATGCCGCGCACAAGGCTCTAACCGAAACCCTCGCTCGCGGCGAGAAGCTACCCGTAAATTTAGCAGGCGAGACGATATATTATCTGGGACCGACCCCCGCCAAACCGGGTCAGGCTATCGGTGCTGCGGGACCTACGACTAGTGGACGAATGGACAAATACACTCCGACGATGATAAACGAAGTCGGCATCAACGGCATGATCGGCAAGGGCTACCGCTCCGACGCCGTCGTAGAGGCGATGAAAAAATCAGGCTGCGTCTATATGGTCGCTATCGGCGGAGCGGGCGCGCTAATCAGCCAAAGTATCAAAAAATATGAAGTATTGGCCTATCCCGAGCTCGGCCCCGAGGCGGTTGCGCGACTTACCGTAGAGGATTTTCCGGCTATCGTAGCGATCGACAGCGAGGGCAATAACTTCTACGAAGTCGGACAGGCGCCTTATAGAAAAATTTAA
- a CDS encoding DUF3137 domain-containing protein, producing MGASELEKIRLGLLYKAKRNTILAAACMLGYGVFLLYKLRDGGEMTDLLPLIGLFAVVLIVAVLCDESSIKAKIIYAACLFAMSLFLNDLQNRPTISKYILLAIIILILAASSLFVLFRVFKRDYSIKFRRAFKEHYLMPYFKAFGYRYEISGDIDPAKLKLSGLFFRLDRYLGGNDRVSGVYDGVKFAFCDVSLFNRFSESEILGTFFYAEFNKRISAKTLIFPAHAGAPNTLGLKKIDMDDAEFNAAFAVYCEDAAGAMYILTPAFMRRLLRFAGAVAAPVSLSFLDSKIYIFVNTGRDNFEPDIDESVLRRDPAAQLKRELSHFLAIVKNLKLNERIWS from the coding sequence ATGGGCGCGAGCGAGCTGGAGAAGATCAGACTGGGGCTTTTGTATAAGGCGAAAAGAAATACGATCTTAGCGGCGGCGTGCATGCTCGGCTATGGCGTGTTTTTGTTATACAAGCTACGCGACGGAGGAGAGATGACAGATTTGTTGCCTCTTATCGGATTATTCGCGGTTGTTCTTATAGTAGCCGTTTTGTGCGATGAAAGCTCCATAAAAGCTAAGATAATCTACGCTGCCTGCCTTTTTGCTATGAGCCTATTTCTAAACGATTTACAAAATCGCCCCACGATTTCCAAATATATCTTACTCGCGATTATAATTTTAATCTTGGCTGCTTCGAGCTTATTCGTATTATTTAGAGTCTTCAAACGAGATTATTCGATAAAATTTCGGCGCGCTTTTAAAGAGCACTATTTAATGCCCTATTTTAAGGCGTTCGGCTACCGATATGAAATTTCAGGCGATATCGATCCCGCCAAACTCAAGCTCTCCGGGCTCTTTTTTCGACTAGACAGATATCTAGGCGGCAACGACAGGGTCTCGGGCGTTTATGACGGCGTGAAGTTCGCATTTTGCGACGTGAGCTTATTTAATAGATTTTCGGAAAGCGAAATCCTCGGCACCTTTTTCTACGCGGAATTTAACAAACGCATAAGCGCCAAAACCCTGATTTTTCCCGCTCATGCCGGCGCGCCGAACACCCTCGGGCTAAAAAAGATCGATATGGACGATGCGGAGTTTAACGCCGCCTTCGCCGTGTATTGCGAGGACGCGGCGGGCGCGATGTATATTCTAACGCCCGCCTTTATGCGGAGGCTCTTGCGCTTCGCAGGCGCCGTAGCCGCGCCCGTTAGCCTTAGCTTTTTAGATAGCAAAATTTATATTTTCGTAAATACGGGGCGCGATAATTTCGAGCCCGACATCGACGAAAGCGTGCTGCGCCGCGACCCTGCCGCGCAGCTCAAGCGCGAGCTTTCGCACTTTTTGGCGATCGTAAAAAACCTAAAACTAAACGAAAGAATTTGGAGCTAG